A stretch of DNA from Lotus japonicus ecotype B-129 chromosome 4, LjGifu_v1.2:
ttattattattttaacagCAAAAAAGAGTAATacatattattaaattttataaattgaaaTTTTTGACTAATatgcttaaaaaaataaataaaatatatttcattagttttaatacttaatatattttttattttttttaaagcaatacttaatatattttcatataaaatatgaattagatttattttataattcttgATTTTATTAtggttaatattttttttaagtgaTATGCACAGTcagtgtaaaacagttttacactgacaaccaaTCAAAGTATACCACGTAGGTGGAATAATAACTTTCaccttaaattttaattaaaacaagaatataTTTGTTAAtatggcggaattcaattgggtTCATGTGTAAATAAAATTTACACTAATAGTGAACACACAttaaattcatttttaattatatatgatTAACTAATTAAAAGTTATGCGACTAATATTTAATCCAATTGATctggtaaaaactaaaaagtcattaataactattttctttacgttcaaaaaaactattttactcAGTGTAATCTTTTAACTATTTTTCACCTAGGAtgggtagagagagagagagagacagagagagagagggggagcAACATGAGGGTGGATGGGTAGAGGTGAGGAGAGCTCGACGAGCTGACCACTCAAAGGTGGTGAGGAACCATGCTACTCACATTGGCGATGGGGTTAGGAAGGGGGAGACGAGTAGACATCAGTTTAATGGGAGGATCACTTCGTTTTTCTTCACGCATTTCCCTGAAAGTTTTGGGGAGAAGGAGATGTGGGGGGTATTTCAAAGGTATGGTAGGGTGTGGGAGGTCTTCATTCCAAAAAAAAGGGATAAGGGGGGACGAAGGTTTGGATTTGTGAGGTTCCTTGATGTGAGGAATGCGGAGGGTCTGGAATGGGATTTAGGAGGCATCCTCATCGGCGCCATGCGGATTCAGGTGAATAGGCCACGCTACCCGGCGCTGCAGACGAATGCCACGAGACCAAGTCAAGAAAGGGTTGTGTCGAGAAAGCCAACGCCCGAGGTGGTGAGCCATGTGACTCCTGTGGTTCGAGCAAAGGGTCATGCCAAACAGACGTACGCACAAGTCCTGGCAAAAGCTCCGGAGTACAGGGAAGCGAGGAAGATTAAGAGGGAGAGACAGGGGTGGAGGGAGGTACGACGTGATGCAGGGCATGCACCCGGGGGGAACACTGTCCCAGAATGGGTGGATCCTAACGGCGAGGAGGGGTCAGATAAGAATACTTGGCTCCGGAAAAGCTTGGTAGGCAAGCTAAGGGACTTCAACTCTCTTCATGATATCCAAGAGGCATTCTTTTTGCATGGATTCAGTAGTATCAAAGCTAAACACATGGGTGACAATTTGATTCTGATGTCTTGAGAAGGTGATGAGGATTTGGAAGAAACTCTAAGGGGTGATGAGGAGTGGGTATGCGACGTGTTTGAATCAGTACATAGATGGAGCCATACATTTATTCCCAGTCACAGATTGACCTGGGTTCGCTGCTATGGGCTTCCGTTAAATCTCTGGGGGCTGAAATGCTTCAATCATATTGTGCTCCAGGCGGGGGAGGTAGTGGCCATTGACAGAAGGACTGAAGCATTTGAAAAACTTGACTATGCTCGTTTTCAAGTAAGGACATGTGCTCTAGATCCGCTGGCGATTTTCAAGAAGGTAAGAATCAATGGGCTCGAATATGGGGTGCGGTTAGTGGAGGAGATTGGAGTTGAACTTCCAGAAAACATATGGGAACCAGAACCTCCATCATCTGATGAAGAGGAGCTATTAGATGAGCTGGAGGGGTGGTCCGGTGATGAGGAGGTAGTGGCGGCGGAGGATCGGTGGAAGATCGCTGAAAGTCCCATTAATGGCGGCGGCGAACTAGGGGGAGTCGTTTCGTCAAAGGATGTTAATGCGACGTTAATACAAAACGTAAGGGAAAGGAATGATTTTGAAATCAATGGAGGCAATCATGGGCAATCATTGGATGGGGCCCAATATTCGAGCCATGTGCGCACGAGTGTGGGTAATGCTGGAGACTTAAATTTGGTGCACGTGATGGGTCAACGTTCCGCATGTGATGAGGCTGAAAGGGGGGGTGATAGGGATTTAACAAATATTAATGAACCCAGGTTGCGTGAGCAACATCGGGCTCAAAATGGTGTTGGATCTTTAGGCCCAACTACAAGTGGAATCGCTGGTGGGCCGTTGGGGCTTGGGGTTGCTCTTCAGTTTGATGGAGCAAGCAGAGCGGAGCCCAGTTTAACATTAGTGCAAACACAGAACCAAGCAGCACTAGTTTTGCAAAATCAAACAGAGAGAGCCTATCCTTATCAGGAAGAGGTGGTTCCACCAACACATGACCAGAGTGGCGGGGAACCTGAATTAGAAGGCCAAGGTTGCAATCCAATGAATTGGAAAGTTGCGGATGAAGAATCCTCAAATTCAGGTAGCCGAGTTTCATCATCTCAAGCACCTCCCGCTGCTGTGGTTCGACGGAGGGTGCGGCAACAAATTCATTCCCTAAGTAATCCGATCGTGGTCCCTAATGGCGTTGGTATAGACAGTTCCGAATGGGTACAAAAATTACAGGATGAGGCAGCAAGTATTTGGCAGCTTGGTAAGGCTCTGGGCACGACATTTGCAGGACCAGACATAGAGATGATTGAGAGGCTAGTTGAGCTTGAAAAAAGGGACAATAGAGGCTGGAACATTCATGTGAATCCAGCTTCCCATGGGGCAGAAAGCAGTCATCAATGAAGATCATATGCTTCAATGCTAGGGGGATCGCCAGTAGAGTGAAATGGCGAGCGATTAAAGAACTGGTTTGTCGGGAGAAGGCAGATATGTTGTTAGTTCAGGAAACAAAATTGCAAGATGTGGACAACAGGCTGTGTACCTCAATTTGGGGGGATGCTAATTGTGAGTGGAGATTTATTCCAGCTTCCAATAGGGCTGGCGGTATACTCAGTATATGGAGAAGTGGGGCGTTTCATCCTGAGGAGGTTCATGAGGGAGGTGGGTTTCTGGGCTTAGTGGGAGTGTGGGAGAATCAGGCAGAGCGGTGTGCTATTGTAAATGTATATTCACCATGTTCTATTGAGGGAAAGCGTGTTTTGTGGAGGGAGTTGCTGGCGTGGAAAGCTGGCAGTAATGTTAGAGCTTGGTGTGTCGCCGGGGACTTCAATGCTGTTACATGTGTGGAGGAAAGGAAAGGCATAGGTTTTGACTCTGCAGGTGGGAGGAGGGAAATGGTGGAATTTAATGAGTTTATTGAGGGAATGGAGGTTGTGGATATTCCCCTAAATGGCCGCAAATATACATGGTATAGGCCGAATGGATCCGCAATGAGTCGATTGGATCGGTTTTTGCTGAGTCATGATTGGGTGGAATTGTGGCCTCACTGTACACAAGTGGCCCTGAACAGAAGTATTTCAGATCATTGCCCTCTGGTTATGAGAAATACCAGCCAAAACTGGGGCCCAAAACCATTTAGGGTCCTTAATTGTTGGATGCAGCACCCAAAGTTTGTGGATTTTGTTACAGGTACATGGAAGGAGCAACACTTTCAGGGAAGGGCAGCATATGTACTGAAGGAAAGACTGAAAGCGTTGAGGGGGAGCTTGAAGAGATGGAACTTGGAGGTGTTTGGCAATGTCAGCGAAAAGCAAAAAGAGCTGGTAAATTTGTTCAATGAGCTCGACTTGAGAGCGGAAGATGAGGATCTTTCTGCAGCAGAGGTTAGACAACGGCAGACATTGTTGGCAGAGTTCTGGAAAATCTCTAAGATGAATGAGTCTCTTCTACAGCAAAAGTCCAGAACCCGATGGATTAGGGAGGGTGACTCAAACTCAAAGTACTTCCACGCCTTGGTGAACTGGAGGAGGAAAACTAATAGCATTGTTGGCCTCACCATCGACGGTAATTGGTCTGAGGATCCGATTCGGATTAAGAAAGgtgtaaaagatttttttgaGGCCAGATTTAGAGGCTCACAAGCAGCAAGGCCGCAGCTGGATGGGGTGAACTTTGGGGTGTTGTCAGAGGATGATAATATGATGCTTTGTGACACATTTGACATAGCTGAAATAAAAAAAGCAGTATGGGCGTGTGACAGTGATAAGAGTCCGGGGCCAGATGGATTCAATTTTCGATTCATAAAGAAGTTCTGGGATATTTTGAAGATGGATATTCAGATGATGGTAGATGAATTCCATAAATTTGGGTCATGGCCTAAGGGTTGTAATGCATCTTTCATTACCTTAATTCCAAAGGTAAACACTCCATGTGGGTTGAATGACTTTAGGCCAATCTCCCTGATTGGTTGTGCTTACAAGATTATAACCAAGATGATGGCTAACCGGCTGAAAAGGGTTCTGTCCAAGCATATTGACTGCAACCAATCTGCGTTTTTGGGGGGTAGAAACATGCTGGACAGCGTTGTGGTGGCAAATGAGGTGATTCACGACGCTAGGCGCAAGAAGAGGGCTACTCTAGTCTTCAAGGTGGATTTTGAAAAGGCATATGACTCAATTGATTGGGGATTTTTGGAATATATGATGAGAAGGATGATGTTCTGTGACCAGTGGATTAAATGGGTTAAGGGGTGTTTGTGCTCTGCTACTGTATCAATTTTGGTGAATGGCAGCCCAAGTGAGGAGTTTATTCCGGAGAAAGGTATTCGTCAGGGTGACACTCTTGCACCATTCCTATTTTTAATTGTCGCAGAAGGTTTGAACGGCTTGGTAAAGAGGGCTGTGAGTGAGGGCAAGTTTCATGGAGTGAAAGTTGGAGAAAATCAGGAGGTGGACATCTCAATCCTTCAGTTCGCTGACGACACTCTATTGATGGGAGAGGCAACGGTTGGGAATCTGGTCACTCTGAAATGTATACTACGTTGCTTCGAATTAGTCTCTGGGCTGAAGATCAACTTTAAGAAGAGCAGTTGTGGAGGGATAGCGGTGGACAGCAATTTGTTGGCAAGTTTTGTTAATATGCTGAATTGCAGGCTCATGGACTTGCCGTTTACATATCTAGGTGTCCCAATTGGGGGAAATCCACGCAAAATTGCATTTTGGAATCCTGTTGTTTCTAAGATCAGGAGTAGGCTCGCTTCTTGGAAGCGGAAATCCCTatcattcggtggacgaatctGTCTGATCAAAAGCGTGTTGTCCGCCCTTCCATTATTCTATCTGTCTTTCTTCAGGATGCCTAAGGGAGTCGCAAGGTGTATCAAAAGAATCATGCGGAACTTTCTCTGGAGCGGCGTTGAGAACGGGTCCAAGGTAGCGTGGGTGGGTTGGGAAAGAATGTGTCTTCCTAAGGAGCTGGGTGGATTGGGGTTGAAGGAGTTGGAGAAATTCAATGTGGCATTGCTTGGGAAGTGGCGGTGGAGGCTGAATCAGGAGGGGGGAGCTTATGGTGTAGGCTTATCCATGCTAAGTATAGTGATAGGTCCCGTGGTGGATCCCTTAGGTGTCCAACAACAGCTTCTGCCTGGTGGAAAGACCTTTGGTCGGTGTGTTTTGACACCCAAGAAACCTGCTGGTTTGATGAAGGAGCGCGGTTGAGGGTTGGGGATGGAGGAGCGTGTTTGTTTTGGAAGGACAGGTGGGTAGGGAATGCATCGTTGAGGCTGCAATTTCCTAAGTTGTTTCATTTATCAAAACAGAAAAACGGTAAAATATGTGACATGGGCCGGTGGCTTAATGGAAGGTGGGGTTGGTAGTTCATGTGGAGAAGAGGATTAAGTGGCAGGGAACAGGACCAGGTTCATGCTTTGCAACAGATGCTGATACCTATTAGTTTGCAGCAGGGTACTGGGGACAAGTGGAGATGGATTCATGAGGCTGATGGGGTTTATACGGTCAGCTCTGCATATGCGTACTTACTGGACCCAATTGCTGATATGGAAGAGTTGGTTTTCAAAAACGCGTGGTCAGGAATTGCTCCGTCAAATGTGAGCGCCTTTGTGTGGAGGGTGTTACTTGACAGAGTGCAAACCAAGGTCAATCTTCAACGAAGGAATATAATTAGTGGTGAGGAGGCTGTGAGATGTGTGCTGTGTCATGCTGCAGAGGAAAGTACACGtcatttgtttttctcttgTAACCGTGTGGCACCTTTATGGAACTCGTGTTATAGGTGGATTGGCTTGGTGACAGTTTTACCTGAAGATAGACTCACACATATTATGCAGCATGATATTCCATTCCTTTCACAGAAGCAAAATGATTGCTGGAGGGCGGTTTGGAATTCTATAATTTGGTCAATTTGGATTGCTAGGAATGGTGTGTTGTTTCGTGATGAACAGTTCGATGATGCTTCTTTGTTTGAACTGATTCAGGTCAGGGCATGGAAATGGCTATCCTCAAAGGTGAGTGAATTTAGCTTTTCATTTTTTGAATGGTGTTTGAATCCGTTACTATGTTTGAAGGCTATTCATTAGTAGACAGGTGACAGGTGATGGTCTGGTTGGGTTTGCTGGTATCTTCGATGGTTGGAATAATGGGGCAGCGTAGAGTAGTGTTTGATTGGAATGATATAGTGTAATTGATGCTCCTGGCGGTTTTGTGGGGGATTTGTGTGGGAGAAGAATTGGGTTTATGACATTGGTTATGGCTTTGTCCTTGTAATTTCACATTACTTGTATATTGGGAAGAAGTACCCCTTGTGCTTcacatcaatatatatattacatggcttatcaaaaaaaaaactcagtgTAATCTTTTGCTAATATATTATGAGGGGCCCATTTGAGTGGTTGATAAATGGAGAGAGTGACtacttgtgtttttttttttgataagccaaactTTGCATTAaagggagtacaaggggtactcaacccaaatacaaaaaacaagagcaaagaaaaagcaaagaacaaaaacaaaaaacaataagCACCAAATCCTAAAACCACCCCAATATAGGACCAAAAGAACACCCTCCAAAAGCACTAGAAGCTCACAGCCCACAACTAATCAGCACACGTAGGCGAGAATGAGACCAGAATTGAAACCAACCTTGACACCGTTAAACTTCCCTGCTTTTACTGCGTTAAGAAATAATCCATTGAGCCCTTCTGCCACAATCAAAAATAGGAAAGGAGCTAAAGGGTCCCCTTGACGAAGCCCCTTCTCCATCCTAAATTCGCCCCCTGGACTACCATTCACCAACACAGAAACAAAAGCAGAACGAAGACAGCTCATAATCCAACCAATCCATTTAGAACAAAAATTCATCCTTCCCATCATGTACTCCAGGAAGTCCTACTCAACTGAATCATAAGCTTTCTCATAGTCAACTTTGAAAAAAATAGTAGGCCGCTTCTTAAGTTTTACCTCATGAACCACCTCATTCACAACCACCACATTATCCAACATATGTCGGTTACCCACAAAAGCAAACTGACGCTCATCAATAACCTTACCAATAACCTCCCTTAATCTGATAGCTAAAAGCTTTGAGATCACCTTATAAATACAACCAATAAGAGAAATTGGTCGAAAATCACTGAGAGCTTGAGGCGTCTTCACCTTCGGAATCAGAACAATAAAAGAAGCATTGCTCCCCCTTGGCCAAGCCCCCTTCTCCAAAACTCCTGAACCACCTTAAGCAGATCCCCCTTCAACACCTCCCAAAACTGCTGGACAAATCTGAAATTAAACCCATCTGGACCCGGGCTTTTGTTTCCACCACACTCCCACACTGCTGTTTTCAACTCTCCCTCAGCAATAGGACAAACCAGGGACGCATTATCCCTGTCCGATAAAGAATTGAACTCGACACCATCTAACTTAGGCCTCCCCCAAACTTCATATTTGAATTTGCCCtcaaaaaacgcctgaactgCAGCCTTCACCCTAGTAGGTTCTTCCTCCCACACCCCATCCACCATAAGGCATACCAGAGAGTTCACACTACGCTTCCAATTAATAGTAGCGTGAAAAAAACCAGAATTTTGATCTCCCTCTGAAACCCACCGCAATCGAGCCTTCTGGCACAATAATGATTCATGATGGCGCAGCACAGCCCAAAAATCAGACAAATAACCCCTCCTGGTCTCCTCCTCCTCAAGCGTCAACCCGACCTCCTCCTCCTTCGCATCTAAAGAATTCAACTTTTGGACAGCTGTTTCACGACGAGCCTTCAAATCACCAAAGACCTCCTTGTTCCAGGTCTTTAACTTCCCTCGAAGCCCTTTTAGCTTCTCCTTAAACACATAAGCAGCCCACCCAACAAACGGTGACAGCCGCGGATCATCTAACCAGGTTTTAGATACAAACGGTGACAGCCGCGGATCATCTAACCAACAATTCAACACCCGGAAAGGCTTTGGACCCCAATCCTGGGAAGATTGCCTCAACAGTAACAGAAAATGGTTAGAGATATCTCGGTTCAACACCAGTTGAGAGCAGTTAGGCCATACCTGACACCAGTCGTTTGACACCAGAAATCTATCAATTCTGCTCCGTGCTTGGTTGTTAGGCCTTCTCCAAGTAAACTTCCTCCCAGCTAGAGGAATATCCAACAGTTCCATGTTCACAATAAAAGAATTGAACTCATGCATCTCCCTCCTTTGAGAAGAAAGAACCCCTGCAATACCCCTTCGTTCCTCAGCATAGCGAACTGCATTAAAATCACCAGCAAGGCACCACGCCCCAACCTGGCTAGAAGTTCGCCAAGAAAGTAGATCCCACCAAATGGCTCTTTTCCCCTCCAAATCGCAAGGAGAGTAAATATTAACTATCACACATTTTTGTTGGAAGCCCTCCCACGAGCCAATCAACCCCAATAAGCCTTGACCCTCTACAGTTTCGTCTAAAACGAATTTCTTTGAATTCTAAATGCACAGCAAGCCTCCACTGCGATTTACAGCAGGAGAAGCACACCACCCAAACTCTGAATCCCCCCACAACCTAGAACACAACCTTCTGTCCACCCTTTCGAGCTTAGTTTCCTGAACACACAAAACCTCCACATGATTCTGAACAACCACCTCCCTCACCACTGTTCTCTTCACCCCATCCCCCAACCCCCTGACATTGAAAGAAATCATCCTCATTGGATAGCTTCTTCTGTTCCCGACCAACAGCAACACTGCTATTAGTTCTACTGCACACCCCATTCCTTTTCTCCAATTGCAGCAACCTACTAATAATCTCATCATCATCCCCTTCGTAGGAAACGCCAAACTACTTTCCCATGGACCACATCCTCTGCGCCTCAACCCCCCCTCCACGAAGCCAAGACGCTTGGGAATGACAAGCTAGTCCTGGACTAAGCGTTGACGAAGCAAGGAGCTCTCTAACACGGCGTCGACACTCCGCTGCAGAAAGGGTAACTCGTGTTGTGGTCTGATCAGCAGAGACCGCACCACCTTGAGAACAAGCTCCACGCCGCCTCCGGAGCATATCGAAAGGATTATGTGACAAGTCGAAACCCACCGGAGCTGAAGCTGCTCCCTTTTCCCGTCGCCGTTGAGGAGGAACCGCTAAACTCTGCATAGCGTGCTCTACAAGAGAAGCTGACCCAGGAACAGACCCGTTTACGATGTTAATTGACTTGGTCGGATCTTGGGTCGACCCAATAGTCAATTCGGGGGCCTCAAATTCCGCCCCATTCAAATTGGGCCTAGCGTTAGAGCCCGAGTCATTAAGATGGAGTGCACATTGCTGCTCAATTTGGTCAACAACTTCCCTTGTGGGCTCCACATCCACACTCTCACAAAAACAAAGGATTTATCCCCATCCCCCTGCACAAATCCCATGGAATGATTCTCCTCATGATTAGCCGCCACCGATGACTCCCCATGAGTGGGTAACTGTTTCATACAATTAACCCTCGTGCTGTGATTCATTGCACAGTTACCATCTCCTGCGTAAAAATTGTTGTCGCCAACAGAAACGTTTAACGCTTCTTCCGTGAACACCGCTTCAGCACCTGAATTCAAAATTTGAGTCGGCGGCAGCGACACATCCTCAGCCTCCCAACTGTCGCCGTCAAACGGCTGATCCGACTCGAAAGAGTCATCTCTAGAAGACCAATCCTCTGAGACCTCATCCTCCACCTTTTCCCGAAGGCCTAAGCAACGACAAGCCCAGGGAAAGACCCCACTAGGCTCTTCATGTAGCCTAACAGTATGGACTACCCGATTGATGTTGATCCGTCGAACACAAGAGATAACCTCAGTCTCCTTCGTTTTGATCTGCAGCCGAGCAAACTCCAAGATAGACATGTCTGCCGTACTTACGTCGATGGAAATCAACTCGCCGATCGGCTTGACTAATTCCTCAAAGCAATCTTTGCGCCACATATGAATTGGAAAGCCAGTGCAAGCAATCCACACAATCCGATGTTCAGGGACCACAGTCGGCGACCATGGAACAATCTTGTGGAAAACCGCATCAGGATCCTCTTGCATATCCTGAAGAGCATCAAGCAGGTCGAAGCCCTCAGGCCCTGTTAGCAAAACCTGATCATCCCCCAAGTACCGGACCTTAATATAATTCAAACCCTCCATGAGGCCAGCGCTTCGGAGGGTAGGCACCAACTCCATATCCTTGATCACACCCACCAAGCTCCTTGACAACCACGGTTCTCCCTACAGAATCAGAGGCCCTTTCCACACTTCCTCAGTCTCCACCATTACGGCCTCTGGTTGTA
This window harbors:
- the LOC130712363 gene encoding uncharacterized protein LOC130712363; translated protein: MWRRGLSGREQDQVHALQQMLIPISLQQGTGDKWRWIHEADGVYTVSSAYAYLLDPIADMEELVFKNAWSGIAPSNVSAFVWRVLLDRVQTKVNLQRRNIISGEEAVRCVLCHAAEESTRHLFFSCNRVAPLWNSCYRWIGLVTVLPEDRLTHIMQHDIPFLSQKQNDCWRAVWNSIIWSIWIARNGVLFRDEQFDDASLFELIQVRAWKWLSSKVTGDGLVGFAGIFDGWNNGAA